In Anas acuta chromosome 6, bAnaAcu1.1, whole genome shotgun sequence, the following are encoded in one genomic region:
- the GPR155 gene encoding lysosomal cholesterol signaling protein isoform X1, protein MDSYSDFSAENLSSSANMSIALPGQVGLNTTSGPPSMSISRLFPALLECFGIILCGYIAGRANIITSTQAKGLGNFVSRFALPALLFKNMVVLNFSNVNWSFLYSILVAKAAVFFLVCVLTLLVASPENRFSKAGLFPIFATQSNDFALGYPIVEALYQTTYPEYLQYIYLVAPISLMMLNPLGFIFCEIQKWRDNRTVSHSKFKIVGLALLRVLQNPIVFMVFIGIISNFILGQKIPEYLENFLDGLGSSFSGSALFYLGLTMVGQTKKLTKGMFVALILLITAKLLLMPFLCREMVELLDKSDSVVNHTSLSNYAFLYGVFPAAPGVAIFAAQFNMEVGIITSGMVISTFVSAPIMYVSAWLLTIPSMDPNPLASALQNVSFDISIVSLVSLIWSLIVVLLSKKYKQLPHMITTNLLVAQFIACIGMVIWNFIVKEKDITLQILVFIFLYSSLYSTYLWTGFLSFSLFLLRKRETVKIPIGFIIIAGWGIPTLLVGILLIVGEHNSTSIDSAFFYGKQQIITTAVILFISILMSGISLMCMNRNRQESNYEVLNPYSPRSQAEEVEVEGNAGNRVSATVPQPSAGSSAQPSVASSAQPSPERGCCSCQTTNGELPCANESKAVPNAVESKVPSIETADQCVSHCSARTCVLAQEEQLLQTGDKQLARHVLLCLLLVVGLFANLSSCLWWLFNQEPGRLYVELQFFCAVFNFGQGFISFGIFGLDKHLIILPFKRRLEFLLGGREAAEHTDPTLPEEIRMTCQQFVRYHRDHCVKTIVKGRRCGAKISTGIFFGCDLVNWLIQVGLASDRGEAVMYGDRLMKGGVIQHITNEFEFRDEYLYYRFIPKRSTTVESQ, encoded by the exons ATGGATAGCTATTCAGACTTCAGTGCTGAGAACCTCTCATCTTCAGCTAATATGTCTATTGCTTTGCCTGGACAAGTTGGACTCAATACCACCAGCGGTCCTCCTTCCATGTCAATAAGCAGGCTTTTCCCAGCCCTGTTAGAATGTTTTGGAATAATTCTTTGTGGCTACATAGCTGGAAGAGCCAACATTATCACGTCAACTCAGGCCAAAGGACTGGGAAACTTTGTCTCACGTTTTGCACTCCCAGCACTACTGTTCAAAAACATGGTGGTACTTAACTTTTCTAATGTGAATTGGTCTTTCCTGTACAGTATCTTAGTTGCCaaagctgctgtgtttttcttagtCTGTGTTTTAACCTTGTTGGTAGCCAGTCCTGAGAATCGATTTAGCAAAGCAGGTTTGTTCCCTATTTTTGCTACACAAAGCAATGACTTTGCACTGGGATATCCAATAG tTGAAGCTTTATATCAAACCACTTACCCAGAGTATCTCCAGTACATTTACCTAGTGGCTCCAATATCTCTTATGATGCTAAACCCTCTGGGGTTTATCTTTTGTGAAATCCAGAAGTGGAGGGATAATCGCACTGTGTCCCACAGCAAGTTCAAAATAGTGGGCCTAGCACTCCTTCGAGTTCTGCAGAACCCAATTGTATTCATGGTCTTCATAGGAATCATCTCAAACTTTATTCTCGGCCAGAAAATTCCCGAATACCTTGAAAATTTCCTTGACGGACTGGGCAGTTCATTTTCTGGCTCTGCACTATTTTACCTTGGACTAACCATGGTgggacaaacaaaaaaactgacAAAGGGTATGTTTGTTGCACTGATCCTTCTCATCACAGCTAAACT aCTTCTGATGCCATTTCTTTGTAGAGAAATGGTAGAACTCCTGGACAAGAGTGACAGCGTAGTCAACCACACCAGTTTATCAAACTATGCATTTCTTTATGGAGTTTTTCCAGCAGCACCTGGTGTCGCAATATTTGCAGCTCAATTTAATATGGAAGTGGGAATT ATTACCTCAGGCATGGTGATAAGCACGTTTGTGTCTGCACCTATCATGTATGTTTCTGCATGGCTGTTGACCATTCCATCTATGGATCCCAACCCACTGGCATCTGCACTCCAAAATGTTAGCTTTGACATCAGTATTGTCAGCCTCGTTTCTCTG ATTTGGTCTCTCATTGTTGTTCTTCTGAGTAAGAAATACAAACAGCTTCCTCATATGATTACAACAAATCTACTGGTTGCTCAG tttattgCTTGCATTGGAATGGTGATATGGAATTTCATTGTTAAAGAGAAAGACATCACATTGCAGATCCTAGTATTTATATTTCTCTACAGCTCACTTTATAGCACCTACCTGTGGACAG gttttctatctttctctttgtttctgttgaggaagagagaaacagtAAAGATTCCCATTGGGTTTATTATCATAGCTGGATGGGG AATCCCAACACTTCTGGTGGGAATCTTGTTAATAGTTGGTGAACATAACAGCACTAGCATTGACTCTGCCTTTTTCTATGGAAAACAGCAG ATAATTACCACAGCAGTGATTTTGTTCATCAGTATATTGATGTCAGGCATCTCACTTATGTGCATGAACAGAAATAGACAAGAGTCAAACTATGAGGTACTGAACCCATACTCACCTCGTAGCCAAGCAGAGGAGGTTGAGGTGGAAGGGAATGCGGGGAATCGAGTTTCAGCCACTGTGCCTCAACCTTCTGCAGGGTCTTCTGCTCAACCTTCTGTGGCATCTTCTGCACAGCCATCTCCAGAAAGAG GTTGCTGTTCTTGTCAGACAACAAATGGGGAATTACCCTGTGCTAACGAGAGTAAAGCAGTGCCAAATGCTGTTGAAAGCAAGGTTCCTTCCATTGAAACAG ctgatcAGTGTGTGAGTCATTGCAGTGCTCGAACCTGTGTACTGGCTCAGGAAGAACAGCTTCTACAGACTGGAGACAAACAGTTGGCCAGACATGTGCTGCTGTGTTTACTTCTTGTTGTTGGCTTGTTTGCT AATCTTTCCAGTTGTTTATGGTGGCTGTTCAACCAAGAGCCTGGAAGGCTATACGTTGAATTGCAGTTCTTTTGTGCTGTGTTTAATTTTGGTCAG ggcTTCATTTCCTTTGGTATTTTTGGCTTAGATAAGCATTTAATCATTCTACCATTCAAGCGAAG ACTTGAATTTCTCTTGGgaggcagagaagcagcagagcataCAGATCCCACTCTACCCGAGGAAATCAGGATGACCTGTCAACAGTTTGTTCGTTATCATAGAGATCACTGTGTCAAAACCATTGTCAAAGGCAGAAG GTGTGGTGCAAAGATCTCCACTGGCATCTTCTTTGGCTGTGACCTGGTGAACTGGCTCATCCAAGTTGGCCTTGCCTCTGACCGTGGTGAAGCTGTGATGTATGGAGACAGACTGATGAAAGGAGGCGTCATCCAGCACATTACGAATGAATTTGAATTTCGGGATGAATATTTGTATTACCGCTTTATTCCTAAGAGATCAACTACAGTCGAGAGCCAGTGA
- the GPR155 gene encoding lysosomal cholesterol signaling protein isoform X2, whose amino-acid sequence MDSYSDFSAENLSSSANMSIALPGQVGLNTTSGPPSMSISRLFPALLECFGIILCGYIAGRANIITSTQAKGLGNFVSRFALPALLFKNMVVLNFSNVNWSFLYSILVAKAAVFFLVCVLTLLVASPENRFSKAGLFPIFATQSNDFALGYPIVEALYQTTYPEYLQYIYLVAPISLMMLNPLGFIFCEIQKWRDNRTVSHSKFKIVGLALLRVLQNPIVFMVFIGIISNFILGQKIPEYLENFLDGLGSSFSGSALFYLGLTMVGQTKKLTKGMFVALILLITAKLLLMPFLCREMVELLDKSDSVVNHTSLSNYAFLYGVFPAAPGVAIFAAQFNMEVGIITSGMVISTFVSAPIMYVSAWLLTIPSMDPNPLASALQNVSFDISIVSLVSLIWSLIVVLLSKKYKQLPHMITTNLLVAQFIACIGMVIWNFIVKEKDITLQILVFIFLYSSLYSTYLWTGFLSFSLFLLRKRETVKIPIGFIIIAGWGIPTLLVGILLIVGEHNSTSIDSAFFYGKQQIITTAVILFISILMSGISLMCMNRNRQESNYEVLNPYSPRSQAEEVEVEGNAGNRVSATVPQPSAGSSAQPSVASSAQPSPERGCCSCQTTNGELPCANESKAVPNAVESKVPSIETADQCVSHCSARTCVLAQEEQLLQTGDKQLARHVLLCLLLVVGLFANLSSCLWWLFNQEPGRLYVELQFFCAVFNFGQGFISFGIFGLDKHLIILPFKRRLEFLLGGREAAEHTDPTLPEEIRMTCQQFVRYHRDHCVKTIVKGRSGDTRFTEHVGESFL is encoded by the exons ATGGATAGCTATTCAGACTTCAGTGCTGAGAACCTCTCATCTTCAGCTAATATGTCTATTGCTTTGCCTGGACAAGTTGGACTCAATACCACCAGCGGTCCTCCTTCCATGTCAATAAGCAGGCTTTTCCCAGCCCTGTTAGAATGTTTTGGAATAATTCTTTGTGGCTACATAGCTGGAAGAGCCAACATTATCACGTCAACTCAGGCCAAAGGACTGGGAAACTTTGTCTCACGTTTTGCACTCCCAGCACTACTGTTCAAAAACATGGTGGTACTTAACTTTTCTAATGTGAATTGGTCTTTCCTGTACAGTATCTTAGTTGCCaaagctgctgtgtttttcttagtCTGTGTTTTAACCTTGTTGGTAGCCAGTCCTGAGAATCGATTTAGCAAAGCAGGTTTGTTCCCTATTTTTGCTACACAAAGCAATGACTTTGCACTGGGATATCCAATAG tTGAAGCTTTATATCAAACCACTTACCCAGAGTATCTCCAGTACATTTACCTAGTGGCTCCAATATCTCTTATGATGCTAAACCCTCTGGGGTTTATCTTTTGTGAAATCCAGAAGTGGAGGGATAATCGCACTGTGTCCCACAGCAAGTTCAAAATAGTGGGCCTAGCACTCCTTCGAGTTCTGCAGAACCCAATTGTATTCATGGTCTTCATAGGAATCATCTCAAACTTTATTCTCGGCCAGAAAATTCCCGAATACCTTGAAAATTTCCTTGACGGACTGGGCAGTTCATTTTCTGGCTCTGCACTATTTTACCTTGGACTAACCATGGTgggacaaacaaaaaaactgacAAAGGGTATGTTTGTTGCACTGATCCTTCTCATCACAGCTAAACT aCTTCTGATGCCATTTCTTTGTAGAGAAATGGTAGAACTCCTGGACAAGAGTGACAGCGTAGTCAACCACACCAGTTTATCAAACTATGCATTTCTTTATGGAGTTTTTCCAGCAGCACCTGGTGTCGCAATATTTGCAGCTCAATTTAATATGGAAGTGGGAATT ATTACCTCAGGCATGGTGATAAGCACGTTTGTGTCTGCACCTATCATGTATGTTTCTGCATGGCTGTTGACCATTCCATCTATGGATCCCAACCCACTGGCATCTGCACTCCAAAATGTTAGCTTTGACATCAGTATTGTCAGCCTCGTTTCTCTG ATTTGGTCTCTCATTGTTGTTCTTCTGAGTAAGAAATACAAACAGCTTCCTCATATGATTACAACAAATCTACTGGTTGCTCAG tttattgCTTGCATTGGAATGGTGATATGGAATTTCATTGTTAAAGAGAAAGACATCACATTGCAGATCCTAGTATTTATATTTCTCTACAGCTCACTTTATAGCACCTACCTGTGGACAG gttttctatctttctctttgtttctgttgaggaagagagaaacagtAAAGATTCCCATTGGGTTTATTATCATAGCTGGATGGGG AATCCCAACACTTCTGGTGGGAATCTTGTTAATAGTTGGTGAACATAACAGCACTAGCATTGACTCTGCCTTTTTCTATGGAAAACAGCAG ATAATTACCACAGCAGTGATTTTGTTCATCAGTATATTGATGTCAGGCATCTCACTTATGTGCATGAACAGAAATAGACAAGAGTCAAACTATGAGGTACTGAACCCATACTCACCTCGTAGCCAAGCAGAGGAGGTTGAGGTGGAAGGGAATGCGGGGAATCGAGTTTCAGCCACTGTGCCTCAACCTTCTGCAGGGTCTTCTGCTCAACCTTCTGTGGCATCTTCTGCACAGCCATCTCCAGAAAGAG GTTGCTGTTCTTGTCAGACAACAAATGGGGAATTACCCTGTGCTAACGAGAGTAAAGCAGTGCCAAATGCTGTTGAAAGCAAGGTTCCTTCCATTGAAACAG ctgatcAGTGTGTGAGTCATTGCAGTGCTCGAACCTGTGTACTGGCTCAGGAAGAACAGCTTCTACAGACTGGAGACAAACAGTTGGCCAGACATGTGCTGCTGTGTTTACTTCTTGTTGTTGGCTTGTTTGCT AATCTTTCCAGTTGTTTATGGTGGCTGTTCAACCAAGAGCCTGGAAGGCTATACGTTGAATTGCAGTTCTTTTGTGCTGTGTTTAATTTTGGTCAG ggcTTCATTTCCTTTGGTATTTTTGGCTTAGATAAGCATTTAATCATTCTACCATTCAAGCGAAG ACTTGAATTTCTCTTGGgaggcagagaagcagcagagcataCAGATCCCACTCTACCCGAGGAAATCAGGATGACCTGTCAACAGTTTGTTCGTTATCATAGAGATCACTGTGTCAAAACCATTGTCAAAGGCAGAAG TGGTGATACCAGATTTACAGAACATGTGGGTGAATCATTCCTTTGA